The Eretmochelys imbricata isolate rEreImb1 chromosome 4, rEreImb1.hap1, whole genome shotgun sequence sequence CCAAGTAAGGCACTAATACCATACCTACTTTTTAATGATGGTTCCTCATTAAGCTGCAGTACTCTACATCTCCTTGGTAGGGTTGTCATAACTCAATGAATATCTTCAATAATAAATTTGTAAGGTTGAATCTTATTATAGCTAAATGTAACACTTACCTGAGACCACATAGCTTAGTCTTGTACTAAAACTTCCATAGGGCTGCCCTGGGTAAGCCAATGTGTCTGAGCTTCCCATGAAGAACTGTGTTCATGAACAGTTGCTTTTTTCTGAATTACTGTTAATGTGAGGAGTTATAATTTGGCCCAGACACTTGGCCgagacactttttttaaaaaaaactggcatCAAATGGCCATCTTTCATTTTATAGCATAGCTGTAGTAATGCTATCTAAAGGAAATGAATAGTCAGTTAACCATAGGGTCTTGTAAAAATTCACCTTacttataattttgtttttcttgcaTATTTGTGAACAGTAAATTGCTTCTGAGGAAACATCTCAAATTCATTCATCAGCTTGCTGAGTTAATGTACTGACATACTAAAAATAGTCTTCCCATGGGAAAACTACTTTAAAGGGGTCtggcttttttttattattaaagcacCACTGCTTAAATGGAGCAGCTGTCAACTTCTTGTTAATTTCTACTCATTTTTCCTTGGGGGGAAAAATTATTGCTCTGCTGTATAAAATCCTTAAATAGCACCCACTTTCAGGACTGCTTGAAACTTCAAGGATCATAGACTGGACTCTTCTGGTAACCTCTACCTACTTTGCTAGAAAGTTTAGTGTCTCTCATGTATGATAAATGAGAGAACATGACTAGAACCTGGTGGTGGCAGTGGCGCTCTTCCAAAAGCTTTGATCCTAAATAGCGCCCACTCTGCtgggtgctggacaaacacaaaTAGAAATATGCAGCTCTTGATTTGGAGAGCAGATGCTCTTGAGACAGGATGCACTGTgtgaatatttaataaaattaaaaaaaattacctaagAGAGAGGACATTTTCTTGAAACATCCCCCTCGCCCCCACCAAAACCCTCCGTCCCCTTGTTTCAAAATTTGAGGTACCCGTCGTCCTCTAGAAATAAAGGTGTGAACATCTGGTTACATGATGTAGCTATTTCTACCACTTGGTGGCTCATTTGTTGTCATTGATGGCTAGATTGTTAAACTTCTTATGGGTGTTGCATCAGAAGTGGGCCTTGAGGAATTTGAAGGAAAGGGTAGGGTTTTTATATCCATTCAAGAGGGGAATAAGAGCTGGGGAACCAGTGAATTGACCTAAGGGCTTTCAAAGCTTGCAGAATGGggtagaggcaacatgatatgtACAGAGGGGCACAGTTGTGAAGAGCTTTGAAATCAAAGACAAGCTCAAATTTGATGGGGATGGAAAAGGGGAGCTAGTTGAGGTTAGTGTGACTTGGTCAGAACAGCAAAAAGTTAGGCAGCAAAAAGTGTCTTGGCCGATGTCTGCTATGGTTCAGAAGGGGGCTCTGATTGTCATTCACGATTATCATGGAGAATTAGGAAGCTGCAGTCCTCTGTCTATGCCACTAAAACGCTTGTTCAGGCCCCATCTCTGTTATACAGTCTCTTTAAGGCTCTTCAGGAGGAAGAAGTGGGAGGAAGAAGTGACAGGAGTAGCACATAAGCTGGAtgtgaggttggggggggggggggagagataggAATAACATACAAGGTAGTGGTCCCACAGGCTAGGGCATTGGGATAAACTGTTCAAAGGAAGATATTCCATAAGTGACAGTCTACCATGGGGTTCTTCCTCAGTATATCTAGTACTGACTGATGGATGGGATGCTGGACTAGAAGGACCACTGGCTTCATCAAGCATGACCATTTTTACTTTCCTGTGGAAGTTTTTTTTAAGGAAAGACAGCTTTGGGATCCGTACATGGGGATCTTTTTCTAAAGAAGCATCATGGGCAAAACTGACACACTTTCTTTCTTCTCAGACTGCACTTCTTCACCCACACTTGAGAGCCATGGCCAGTTGGAAATCCTACATTGACCACCTGATGGCAGATGGGACATGCCAGGATGCTGCCATTGTTGGTTACAAGGATGTTCCTTCTGTGTGGGCTGCTGTCCCTGGCAAGATCTTTGTGGGCATCTCTCCTGTGGAGATGAATGTGTTACTGGGGAAGGATCGCTCTCTGCTATTTGTCAATGGACTGACGCTGGGAGGCCAGAAGTGCTCAGTGATCAGAGACAATCTGATGATGGATGGAGAGTTCACCATGGATCTGAGAACAAAGAGCATTAAAGGAGAACCCACTTTCAACATTACAGTCTCCCGAACAGCCAGAACTTTGGTTGTGCTAATGGGCAAAGAAGGAATCCATGGAGGAAATGttaacatgaaatgttttgagatgGCTTGCTACTTAAGAAATGCAGGGTATTGATGCTCCAGCTGTCCACTGTGGTTCTACTGATGAAGAGAATGCAACCCTTATCTTGCACAAAGGAAAATAGATCTTTCTGCTGCAAACTCTTGCTTTACCAGTTGGCTTTTCAAAACTAGTGTGTAATATGaaaatgggaaaaataaaaaattaaaataaatgctatGGTGGCTTGTTACAAAGGGGGAAGAGATGAGTAGTGTTCCCAAACTAGTGGGGTCACAAATGTAATAGCTAGAGCTGGCTGGCTTCTCAGATCCAAACACCTTGAGACAATGAATCAGGTTCATTCAAGCAAACTTTTGGTCAAATTGCAGGGAGGTTCTATTAGAAGTCTGCCTGGTTCCCTTCCAGCTTGCCTCATGGGCTTCTGGAGAGTCTGGACTTCCAGTGATCCTGGGCCAGGACTGCCCATCAGACAGGAACATCAGGGTCCACACCTCTCCAGCGGCCTTGCCATGTCAGCTGTCTGGGGTTTCTAGAGTCTATGGCTCCAAAACAGGCCTGCCAGTGCAGGGCTTCCAAAATCTAGACTCCAAGTAGTTCAGCAGGCAGCCTGGgaactttggatcaagcctgGACTCCTGGGGCATTCAGGCTTCCTGGTGTGCAGTCAGGAGCCTGGAGGACCTGGGATGGGCTACAAGTGTGTGATGTGGGGGCATCCCTGCCAGCTGTCTGGAAGCTCTAGGATCCCCAGCCCTGGAGTATCCTGAATGGTACAGTTATTCCAGAGCTGCAAACCCTGGAAGGCCAGAAAGCTGCTAAGCAaacggtgggtgggtggggtttttttggtgtgtagtttttttgtttgtttgtttggatttcCACTCTGAGAGAAAGCTGAAAGACCAATTTAGTGCTAAataggaacaaaaacaaatgttgacaCCCTGTTTCTCACAAGCCAGGAATCCTGAGTTTCAGCAAATTCTAGTACATAATCCTTTCTCAGTAAAATTACTCTGGGGCTGCTAGACATACAGGTATTTCTAATTTTAAACTTAaatgcatgcagaattcatgtttacatttccttttctttgaatGGTGGCTAGTCTTCTGTGACGTTCCACATTCATGCTATTGGAGAGAACGCTGCCAAATGGTATACGCTTAATACTAGATTATCATGAAGGAATTGGAAAAGGGGAAACATCCCTGTGGAACCTCACAAGAAAAACTCACTGGATCTGTTGGGCCAGTACTTATCTATTATTGCAAAAGACAGAAATATGACAACTAAAATTATTACTGAAGTTTGGGGAGTGGAAGAGTGAAGTAGTAAATAGAGGTAGAGAGAGCTCTACTAAAACAGTATCAAATTGTCAACTAAAATGAAGCTTTTGTCAAAACTGATAATGTTCAGTGAAAGATTTCTTAGGTCCAGAATGAAACTTCTACTCAAATGAGAGAGGACTGAGAGACCAACATCCTCCCCCGCACCCACCCCCTCAattagccaatagcctggtggtaaGGATACACATCTTGGACAGGGGTTTCCCCCATGTTCACACATCTGCTTTGCCATTCTTCTGTATGCCAGCTGTGTGCCTAAACTATCAATTCCTGGCTGGTCTGGGGTGGGTCGCTGTTCAATGGATCAAGTGAAAAGGCCTCCTCTCCTAATGTAGGAGAAGAATCTCAAGTGGGTTTTTAGTTTTTTGGCAGaactaggaattttttttttcagtcagccCTAGTAGATGATGATGACGACAGGACAATTGAGAGTGATTAAGATGAGCTCCTATGAACATGCACTCAATACAGCTAAATAAAGGGTCAGTCAAGGAACAAAGGAGGTATATCACACTTACAGGGTGGAGGATTATCTTGGAAAGTACTGACCAGGCAAGGACGAGGAAAGCATGGTGGATACCAAACAGAACATGCAATGTAACCTCTAAGAGTAGATGTAATGCTTGGAAATAGAGGTAGTATTACTGTACAGCATTAGTGATTTCATAAAGGAATACCATGGCCAGTTCTGGTGATTAAGGAATTCCTtatgaagttctctggcctgtgttacacaggaaggACTAGATCATTATGGTTCCTTTTAGCTGTTACGTAAgaataatacatttatttcacTACCACTAAAGTGCAGAAACAGGACATTTAGTTATTGGAGGGGGTTTCTACCAAATTTTCAGACAAACTGTCAAAGTTTCTTTTATAAAGCAGTGCTAGGCTTGCCTGTCCATTAACAAGAGTTAAAGCTTTCTTCCTCAAACTAGTGAAATCTCACCAGTTATCTCCAAGTTTACCTAGTCTAGGTAAAAGATagtggtttgtgtttttttttttttttcataagcaTTGACCTATATAGTCCCCTGCCACTCCACTTCCTGCTCCTATGGGGGTAGGTCACACCCCCAAGCTGAGCTGCAGCAGGAAGTCACTGCCTGGTTCTATAGCCCTTAAAGGGGCACATACCTTTTCCAGCAAGCCAGACAATGGGCTCCCATTGCTTAATGTGTAGTGAGGTCACCTGTAGACCACTTCAGGCTAGcaagcttgttt is a genomic window containing:
- the PFN1 gene encoding profilin-1, with amino-acid sequence MASWKSYIDHLMADGTCQDAAIVGYKDVPSVWAAVPGKIFVGISPVEMNVLLGKDRSLLFVNGLTLGGQKCSVIRDNLMMDGEFTMDLRTKSIKGEPTFNITVSRTARTLVVLMGKEGIHGGNVNMKCFEMACYLRNAGY